Proteins encoded by one window of Clostridium perfringens:
- a CDS encoding AEC family transporter codes for MLEIIQKTLTDNAIIGAIFSSIAIIFLGFYIRKRNILTGAASKILTKVVLTVAIPALAFTSFMKDINQKELHEGINILIWGFVIYILLIVLTKFIFARVKGDKQDVFRVLTIFGSTTFFGVPIVKAVYGSVGAMYSSIFNIAYRVFLYSYGYIKMSGVKMDKENLKKNLKEMLLNPVIIATFLGLFIWLFQGMLPQVQIGDKSYAFLRIDQTLPWLYKPLTYLDKLCSPLAWLAIGITLAEVPFKQAVGQKEPWVYSLIKIILVPVINLGLLVVLNKTGILPVSFEGMATTVIMLATPTATVAAAYAISFDKEALLTSNCSLLSTVVAVVAMPFWIVILQIIKNIGLFA; via the coding sequence ATATATTAACAGGGGCTGCATCTAAAATATTAACTAAGGTTGTATTAACAGTTGCAATTCCAGCATTAGCATTTACTTCATTCATGAAAGATATTAATCAAAAAGAATTACATGAAGGTATTAATATTCTAATATGGGGATTTGTAATTTACATATTATTAATTGTATTAACAAAGTTTATCTTTGCAAGAGTTAAAGGGGACAAGCAAGACGTATTTAGAGTACTTACTATATTTGGATCAACAACTTTCTTTGGAGTTCCAATAGTTAAAGCAGTTTATGGTTCAGTTGGAGCTATGTACTCATCAATATTTAACATAGCATATAGAGTTTTCTTATATTCATATGGATACATCAAAATGTCAGGTGTAAAAATGGACAAAGAAAACTTAAAGAAAAATTTAAAAGAAATGTTATTAAACCCAGTAATTATAGCTACATTCTTAGGATTATTTATATGGTTATTCCAAGGTATGTTACCACAAGTTCAAATAGGTGATAAGAGTTATGCATTCTTAAGAATAGATCAAACATTACCTTGGTTATATAAACCACTTACATACTTAGATAAATTATGTTCACCACTTGCATGGTTAGCTATAGGTATTACTTTAGCAGAAGTACCATTTAAGCAAGCAGTAGGACAAAAAGAACCTTGGGTTTACAGTTTAATAAAAATAATATTAGTTCCAGTTATAAACTTAGGATTATTAGTAGTATTAAATAAAACAGGTATATTACCAGTTTCATTCGAAGGAATGGCTACTACAGTTATCATGTTAGCTACTCCAACTGCTACAGTGGCAGCAGCTTACGCAATAAGTTTTGATAAGGAAGCTTTATTAACATCAAACTGTTCATTACTATCAACAGTGGTTGCCGTAGTAGCAATGCCATTCTGGATAGTAATATTACAAATAATCAAAAACATAGGATTATTCGCTTAA